The Paenibacillus amylolyticus genome contains the following window.
ACCAAAGGGAGAACTGGATGATGGAACAAACAAACGTTAACCAGAGCAGTACCATAACCGAGGTTGTATTCACGATAAAGTGAGGATGTTCAGTCCATACGCTCAGTAGAAGAAGCGCAGCACCTCCCGCGAGCATCTGATAGGCTGTTAAGACAAAAGTATCGTAGCGATCGCCCCAGCGTTTGATGAGCAATGTGGATACGGCAAAGGAGATTGCACCACCAAATCCAATCCAGGTTCCAGGGCTAAAGCTCATTTGCCATCCAAACGTTAACATAATCCCCATGACACCGAGCATGACACCGATCCACTGACTATAGCGGTAAGTCACTCTATATAAGAGAGCACTGAGGATAATGACCAGCAACGGATTGGTAAATGTAATAATCGCGGATTCCCCGGATGTAATCCAGTTCATGCTGTAGTAGGCGCAGCCCATCACTCCTGCGGATTGGAACAGGCCAATGAGGATTATTTTCAACCAAGAACTCCACTCGGCAGGCAAAGGACGTTTACGAAGGAACAAGGCCATTAAGCCACCTGCTATGATATAACGTATGCCCATGAGCAGGAAAGGTGGAGCATATAACATGCCGATTTTGCCGACGGGGAAAGAAGTACCCATGATTAGCGTTGTTAAAATAATTAAAATGGTATACTTCAGTGGTTTTATGGTGCGGGCATCTGTGATCAAAGCAACTCTATTTTTCCAGTATGTCATGCTGAACACTCCTTATCATTATCCAGTCAGAGGACTGGGTTGGGGCCTACCTGAATTGTAGTCCGGTTTGCAGATGAAGTATAATGATTGGTAATGAAGTGGATATCATTTTGAATGATGTCAGAGTGGAGGGACCATGGAGAGCGGGGATCTTAGAATATTTCAGTGTGTTGCACAGGAAGGCAATCTGACCAAAGCTGCTGCTAAACTGGGGTATGTTCAATCCAACGTAACGGCACGCATCAGGCATTTGGAAGCAGAAGTGGGCACAACGCTGTTCATTCGTCATAACCGGGGCATGACGTTATCTCCAGCCGGAGAGATGCTGCTGACCTATGCGGATAAAATTATCGGTTTGCTGAGTGATGCTTCCAAGGCACTTCGGGCGACAAGTACGCCATCGGGGCCGTTGCGATTAGGGTCTATACAGACTGCCGCAGCGGTGCGCTTACCTGAGCTTTTTGCAAAATATTATAAACAGTACCCTGACGTGTCCTTGTCACTGGCTACAGGTAATTCGCAGATGCTTATTGATCAAGTCATTGGGTATGAATTGGAAGGGGCCTTCATTGGTTGTTCCTGTGATCATCCCGATATCGACTCCGTGGATGTATTTGATGAAGAATTGTTTCTAGTCTCGTCAGGTGTGGGCCCAGATGAAGAAATTACGCGCAAACCGATTCTTGTTTACAGCATGGGATGCTCCTACCGACAGATTTTGGAGGAGTGGTTGCTCTCAAGTGGGATAAATCGTCCAGTGATTATGGAGTTTGGAACATTGGAAGCGATTATTAGTGGAGTTACGTCCGGAATGGGAATTTCCCTGTTACCAGAGATTGTGATTCGGCAGCAAATCGCAAGTGGACATCTTCGCAAACATTCGCTCCCTTCTGGCATAAGCCGAATGATGACTCGTTTTATTACACGCAAGGATGCGTTTGTCAGCAGTGCGCTTGGCGCATTTATGGCTATGTTACCGCGGGAGTATGATATGATAGAGAGTGGTAGTACATCAGAAGTGTAAATGTACACAAGTTAAGGCAATCCGTTAAGGAAGTGATGAGCAATGGATTTATTTTCGTTTCAGCAGGACTCCAAACCGCAAGCCAGATTGCTCGCGGACCGTATGCGGCCAGAGCATCTGGATGAATATATTGGACAGGAACATATTATTGGACCCGGGAAATTGCTCCGGCGTGCCATTGAGGCGGATCAGATTTCGTCCATTTTGTTATACGGCCCTCCGGGATGTGGTAAGACAACCCTTGCGCATATTATTTCTCAGCAAACGCAAGGACAGTTTGTTCGCCTGAATGCAGTGGAAGCTTCCGTCAAGGATGTTCGTGAAGTTATTGAACAGGCGCAAACGAACAAACAGCTGTATGGAACCAAAACCATTTTGTTCCTCGATGAGGTACACCGGTTTAACAGTTCACGTCAGGATGCGCTTTTGCCAGCGGTAGAGAAGGGCACCATTATTTTTATCGGCGCGACAACAGAGAATCCCTTTCATTATGTCAATGGGGCCCTAATGAGCCGTTCCACTCTGTTCCAGCTGGAATCGCTGAACAAGGATCATTCCCTTATTGCCATGCGCAGAGCATTGAGTGATGCGGACAAAGGTCTGGGGTTCATGGAACTGCAGGCGGATGATGAGGCGCTTGAGCACATTGCTACGATGGCCAACGGGGATATTCGGCGTGCGCTTAACGCACTTGAACTGGCTGCATTGACGACGCCGCCGGAGACGGATGGATCGATTCATATTACGCTTGGTGTAGCAGAAGAATCTATTCGGCGCCCCATTGTGAAGGCGGATGAGTCCACCCAATATGATGTGCTGTCTGCATTTC
Protein-coding sequences here:
- a CDS encoding LysR family transcriptional regulator → MESGDLRIFQCVAQEGNLTKAAAKLGYVQSNVTARIRHLEAEVGTTLFIRHNRGMTLSPAGEMLLTYADKIIGLLSDASKALRATSTPSGPLRLGSIQTAAAVRLPELFAKYYKQYPDVSLSLATGNSQMLIDQVIGYELEGAFIGCSCDHPDIDSVDVFDEELFLVSSGVGPDEEITRKPILVYSMGCSYRQILEEWLLSSGINRPVIMEFGTLEAIISGVTSGMGISLLPEIVIRQQIASGHLRKHSLPSGISRMMTRFITRKDAFVSSALGAFMAMLPREYDMIESGSTSEV
- a CDS encoding EamA family transporter translates to MTYWKNRVALITDARTIKPLKYTILIILTTLIMGTSFPVGKIGMLYAPPFLLMGIRYIIAGGLMALFLRKRPLPAEWSSWLKIILIGLFQSAGVMGCAYYSMNWITSGESAIITFTNPLLVIILSALLYRVTYRYSQWIGVMLGVMGIMLTFGWQMSFSPGTWIGFGGAISFAVSTLLIKRWGDRYDTFVLTAYQMLAGGAALLLLSVWTEHPHFIVNTTSVMVLLWLTFVCSIIQFSLWFYLLQHSDPAKTSSYLFLAPFFGVLSSWFLLGEHVQWFALAGGLLIGIGIFLVNRRSSRKRNGVT